DNA sequence from the Thalassotalea sp. 273M-4 genome:
GGCGTCATCGTAATTGACATTTAATAACTGCTCCTGAATGTCGATTAATCTTGATGTTTTGCTTTGTAGTCTTCAATCGCGGCTTTGATTGCGTCTTCAGCCAAAATCGAACAATGAATCTTAACCGGTGGTAGAGCCAATTCTTCGGCAATGGCTGTGTTTTTGATTTCAGCCGCTTCATCAATTGATTTACCTTTGACCCACTCAGTCACTAATGAGCTTGACGCAATGGCTGAACCACAACCATAGGTTTTAAATTTAGCATCTTCGATAATGCCTTTGTCATCAATTTTCAACTGTAACTTCATAACATCGCCACACGCAGGCGCGCCGACCATACCCGTTGCAACTTGTGGATCGTTTTTATCAAATGAACCAACATTACGAGGGTTTTCGTAATGGTCGATAACTTTTTCACTGTAAGCCATAAATAACCTCTAAATTCCTATAAAATTGATAAATAGTGCCAAAAAGACTAGGCTTTTTGGCCCATTTGAACTCAATTAGTGGCCAACCCACTCAACACTGTCTAAATCGATGCCTTCTTGATACATTTCCCAAAGAGGCGACATATCGCGTAAATGCCC
Encoded proteins:
- the iscU gene encoding Fe-S cluster assembly scaffold IscU, with the protein product MAYSEKVIDHYENPRNVGSFDKNDPQVATGMVGAPACGDVMKLQLKIDDKGIIEDAKFKTYGCGSAIASSSLVTEWVKGKSIDEAAEIKNTAIAEELALPPVKIHCSILAEDAIKAAIEDYKAKHQD